gtcggaacgagtaatggcggagcaagtagtgtcggagcaagttatgccaatgtagtttgttataaatgtggaaaaccgggccacattattagaaattgcccgaaccaggagaacacgaatggacaaggccgcggaagagttttcaatattaatgcggcaaaggcacaggaagacccagagcttgttacgggtacgtttcttattgacaataaatctgcttacattttatttgattcgggtgcggatagaagctatatgagtagagatttttgtgctaaattaagttgtccattgacgccgttggatagtaaatttttactcgaattagcaaacggtaaattaatttcagcagataatatatgtcagaatcgagaaattaaactggttagcgaaacatttaagattgacttgataccagttgagttagggagttttgatgtgataatcggtatggactggttgaaagaagtgaaagcagagattgtttgttacaaaaatacaattcacattatacgagaaaaaggaaaacccttaatggtgtatggagaaaagggcaacacgaagctacatcttattagtaatttgaaggcacaaaaattaataagaaaaggttgctatgatgttcaagcacacgtcgagaaagtacaaactgaagaaaagagcatcaatgatgttcccgtcgcaaaagaatttcccgatgtatttccgaaagaattaccgggactacctccacatcgatctattgaatttcaaatagatcttgtaccaggagctgcaccaatagctcgtgctccttacagactcgcacccagcgagatgaaagaactgcaaagccaactgcaagaactattagaacgtggtttcattcgaccaagcacatcaccatggggagctcctgttttgtttgtcaagaagaaggatggtacatttaggttgtgtattgactacagagagttgaacaaacttaccatcaaaaaccgttatccactgtcgagaattgacgacttatttgatcaaatacaaggctcgtcggtttattcaaaaatcgatttacgttctggatatcatcaaatgcgagtaaaggaggatgatattccaaaaactacttttaggacgcgttatggtcattacgagtttatggttatgccgtttggattgactaacgcaccatctgtgttcatggaccttatgaaccgagtgtgtaggccatatcttgacaagtttgtcattgttttcatcgatgacatacttatttactcaaagaatgatcaagagcacgaagaacatttgagaaaagtgctagaagtattgaggaaagaaaaactgtacgctaagttttcaaagtgtgcattttggttggaagaagttcaattcctcggtcacatagtgaacaaagaaggtatccaggtggacccggcaaagatcgaaaccgttgaaaagtgggaaaccccaaaaactccgaagcatatacgtcaatttttaggattggctggttactacagaagattcatccaagatttctccaaaatagcaaaacccttgactgcattaacgcataaagggaagaaatttgaatggaaggatgaacaagagaaggcgtttcaattattgaagaaaaagctaactacggcacctatattgtcattgcctgaagggaatgatgattttgtgatttattgtgacgcatcaaagcaaggtctcggttgtgtattaatgcaacggacgaaggcgaTTGCTTATGCGTGTAGACAATTGAAGACTCACGAGCAAatatatacgacgcatgatttggaattaggcgcggttgtttttgcattaaagacttggaggcactacttatatggggtcaaaagtattatatataccgaccacaaaagtcttcaacacatatttaatcagaaacaactgaatatgaggcagcgtaggtggattgaattgttgaatgattacgactttgagattcgttaccacccggggaaggcaaatgtggtagccgacgccttgagcagaaaggacgaagaacccattcgagtaaaatctatgaatataatgattcacactaaccttactactcaaataaaggaggcgcaacaaggagttttaaaagagggaaatttaaaggatgaaatacccaaaggatcggagaagcatcttaatattcgggaagacggaacccggtatagggctgaaagaatttgggtaccaaaatttggagatatgagagaaatggtacttagagaagctcataaaaccagatacttaatacatcctggaacagagaagatgtacaaggatcttaagaaacatttttggtggccaggtatgaaagccgatattgctaaatatgtaggagaatgtttgacgtgttctaaggtcaaagctgaacatcagaaactatcaggtctactacaacaacctgaaatcccggaatggaaatgggaaaacattaccatggatttcattactaaattgccaaggactgcaagtggttttgatactatttgggtaatagttgatcatctcaccaaattagcacacttcctgtcaataagagaagatgacaagatggagaagttagcacgactgtatttgaaggaagtcgtctccagacatggaataccaatctctattatctctgatagggatggcagatttatttcaagattctggcagacattacagcaagcattaggaactcgtctagacatgagtactgcctatcatccacaaactgatgggcagagcgaaaggacgatacaaatgcttgaagacatgctacgagcatgtattattgatttcggaaacagttgggatcgacatctaccgttagcagaattttcctacaacaacagctaccattcaagcattgagatggcgccgtttgaagcactttatggtagaaagtacaggtctccaatttgttggagtgaagtgggggatagacagattacgggtccggagataatacaagaaactaccgagaagatcatctaaattcaacaacggttgaaaaccgcccaaagtcgacaaaagagctacgccgacattaaaagaaaagatatagaatttgaaattggagagatggtcatgcttaaagttgcaccttggaaaggtgttgttcgatttggcaaacgagggaaattaaatccaaggtatattggaccattcaagattattgatcgtgtcggaccagtagcttaccgacttgagttacctcaacaactcgtggctgtatataacactttccacgtctcgaatttgaagaaatgttttgctaaataagatctcactattccgttagatgaaatccaaatcaacgaaaaacttcaattcatcgaagaacccgtcgaaataatggatcgtgaggttaaaagacttaagcaaaacaagataccaatttttaaggttcgatggaatgctcgtagaggaaccgagttcacctgggaatgagaagttcaaatgaagaagaaatacctgcatctatttccagaagattcgtcaacacctccaactccttaaaatttcgggacgaaatttatttaacgggtatgtactgtagtgactcgaacttttccatgtttatatatattaaatgaaattcttatctacatgattaaatgtttccaacatgttaagcaatcaaacttgttaagacttgattaactgaaataggtttcatataggcaattgaccacccaagttgaccggcgattcacgaacgttaaaacatgtaaaaactatatgatgacatatatattgatatatatatagttaacatgatattatgataagtaaacatatcattaagtatattaataatgaactacatatgtaaaaacaagactactaacttaatgattttgaaacgagacatatatgtaacgattatcgttgtaacgacatttaatgtatatatatatcatattaagatatattaatacatcatgatatcatgataatgtaataatttaacatctcatttgatttaataaacaatgggttaacatcatttaacaagatcgttaacctaaaggtttcaaaacaacacttacatgtaacgactaacgatgacttaacgactcagttaaaatatatatacatgtagtgttttaatatgtattcatacacttttgaaagacttcaagacacttataaaaatacttctacttaacaaaaatgcttacaattacatcctcgttcagtttcatcaacaattctactcgtatgcacccatattcgtactcgtacaatacacagcttttagatgtatgtactattggtatatacactccaatgatcagctcttagcagctcatgtgagtcacctaacacatgtgggaaccatcatttggcaactagcatgaaatatctcataaaattacaaaaatatgagtaatcattcatgacttatttacatgtaaacaaaattacacatcctttatatctaatccatataccaacgaccaaaaacacctaaaaacactttcattcttcaattttcttcatctaattaatctctctcaagttctatcttcaagttctaagtgttcttcataaattctacaagttctagtttcataaaatcaagaatacttccaagtttgctagcttacttccaatcttgtagagtgatcatccaacctcaagaaatatttattatttacagtaagatatctttctaatgcaaagtaatactcatattcaaactttgattcaatttctataactataacaatcttatttcgagtggaaatcttacttgaacttgttttcgtgtcatgattctgcttcaagaactttcaagccatccaaggatcctttgaagctagatccatttttctcatttccagtagctttatccagaaaacttgaggtagtaatgatgttcataacatcattcgattcatacatataaagctatcttattcgaaggtttaaacttgtaatcactagaacatagtttagttaattctaaacttgttcgcaaacaaaagttaatccttctaacttgacttttaaaatcaactaaacacatgttctatatctatatgatatgctaacttaatgatttaaaacctggaaacacgaagaacactgtaaaaccggacatacgccgtcgtagtaacaccgcgggctgttttaggttagttaattaaaaactatgataaaatttgatttaaaagttgttcttctgggaaaataatttttcttatgaacatgaaactatatccaaaaatcatggttaaactcaaagtggaagtatattttctaaaatggtcatctagacgtcgttctttcgactaaaatgactacctttacaaaaatgacttgtaacttatatttccgtctataaacctataatttttctgtttagattcataaaatagagttcaatatgaaatcatagcaatttgattcactcaaaacggatttaaaatgaagaagttatgggtaaaacaagattggataatttttcttgttgtagcaacgtgaaaattggtaacaaatctatattaatcatatcctagctaacttatattgtattatacatgtattctaatatattatgtaatcttgggataccatagacacgtgtgcaaatgttttgacatatcatatcgacccatgtgtatatattatttggaataaccatagacactctatatgcagtaatgtgggagttagctatacagggttgaggttgattctaaaaatatatatactttgagttgtgatctagcctgagacgtgtatacactgggtcgtggattgattcaagataatatatatatcaattttttttctgtacatctaacgttggacaactagttgtaggttactaacgaggacagctgacttaataaacttaaaacatcaaaatgtattaaaagtgttgtaaatatattttgaatatactttgatatatatgtatatatttgttataggttcgtgaatcgaccagtggccaagtcttacttcccgacgaagtaaaaatctgtgaaagtgagttatagtcccacttttaaaatctaatatttttgggatgagaatacatgcaagttttataaatgatttacaaaatagacacaagtacgtgaaactacattctatggttgaattatcgaaatcggatatgcccctttttattaagtctggtaatctaagaattagggaacagacaccctaattgaggcgaatcctaaagatagatctattgggcctaacaaaccccatccaaagtaccggatgctttagtacttcgaaatttatatcatatccgaagggtgtcccggaatgatggggatattcttatatatgcatcttgttaatgtcagttaccaggtgttcaccatatgaatgatttttatctctatgtatgggatgtatattgaaatatgaaatcttgtggtctattgttacgatttgatatatataggttaaacctataactcaccaacatttttgttgacgtttaaagcatgtttattttcaggtgaatattaagagcttccgctgttgcatactaaaataaggacaagatttggagtccatgtttgtatgatattatgtaaaaactgcattcaagaaacatatgtcgatgtaatatatttctattgtaaaccattatgtaatggtcgtgtgtaaacaatatattttagattatcattatttgataatctacgtaatgcttttgaaacctttattgataaaataaaggttatggttgttttaaaaatgaatgcagtctttgaaaaacgtctcatatagaggtcaaaacctagcaacgaaatcaattaatatggaacgtttataatcaatatgaacaggatatTTCATGTCAAACGTGTCTTCTGCATCAAtgcccatcccgactagcagtacctaaacctacaaAGGGggaaatatgtgggggattagcgcaccgctaagtgaagggaatctatctaacagatatagcttaagccacacacaagctatttactaacaacaacacttgctaactaccaactagcatacaataatacaatacgaggatcggcgacttgtaagagcacacgactctcagctgatcgggcctgagtctaccgatagtccctgctactcaattcacagtatagttatccaggtgcaggggatgcatcattcacactatactccacaatcagtagcctatggacccaacctccccttggcatggttgacctcatacggactctaacctctcctaggcacggtctcgagtccccagtctccctaggcccgactggtgccattcacacagtgtacacataattcacatacaacatcaggcaaacgatattattctatcatagcaattcctacactatgcatggtaaaagagtcaaccacagtagcatgatatgctacttaaactctatccgtagatagacccactcaccaattaccagcaactgctcagttattatttctaagcttcctccttgtccttatcttctgagaacagcaaaaaccaagttagaatagtgttcccatcaaggttagacacactgacagcgaattatagcaaattagtaaaaaaaatgcgtccgctaaaattttcatgcttaacacttgtgcactttcaaaatttacatcctgaacaccaaaatacaaacgggcaacataacggctagaaaaaggcactttggtaaaacattctgccctggacacacagtcggtcgactgtctcctcaatcggtcgactgacgtagacagtcggtcgactgttgacacaaccggtcgacttatttggtatatccacaaccggtcgaaagtcaaactcagtcggtcggttcactcgccagtcggtcgactgtcgaccgaaagtctgccgactgtgttcatcatctgcagattttgaacacaacctacggagttcaagctaaattcaccaaaactcgatctagagctcgttttcgacaccaaaacttaccacaactcaattactacatgttatagactataaacccacaaagttttgaccataacaacatcaaatctatggattttgacacaaaatcaagcttttgaacaaatacacttaaaaacaccattttaacactaaattgatcatgaaagcccatgattcataccttaaaagaatcaatagagtgtaaagaacgtgatttcaagaccaattcgagctcaagatcaacaatgtggaattagggtttggttaggtggggatGTAAAGGACGGTGtttttggtgaattttctagaaatgggaagaaaataCAGTGCACTAGTCACTTAAtcgggtttaattcccacactgtacaacacacgggtatttatcagttatctgatatctttcgtaccttgttaggcggccctaacggagtccaaattaaataaacaaacatgttctgtaacccttgtcacaaactggtcttgaccaattaataaaataacactattcacataattaaaataaaagtatataaaacacataataaaaccctatgggcaaaatagtccacttacaactagcccgggtttcagtctgttacaaatccacccccgttaaggtgattccgtcctcggaatctggtcttggtcaaacaaatgagggtagcggtttctcatcaactcttccatttcccacgtaagattagaacccaaactgtgtttccactcaatcaacaccatcggtatctctttatttctcaacttagttacctttcggtcaactacacggaccggatcttccaccaatttcttattcaaatcgacccttaaatcttctaaaggtagGAGTTgcgtttcattatcgactttacacttacgaagataacacacgttaaatgtattatgaataccggctaactctggcggaatatctaacaccacagtctgatcattcaacacttcactgatttgaaatggaccaataaatcttggtgctaacttaccacgtttacggaatatgataacccctttccacggcgaaacttttagagacactcgttcacccacataaaggttaccggatgtctacgcggatcagcatacattttctgcctgtctctagcggctttcaacttttctcgcgcaattgcaactttttcggctgtcatttaaacaatttcgggacctgcaaactgtttctccccggcttctaaccaataagtcggagttctgcaacgacgaccgtacaacatttcatagggcggcatccctatactcgaatgatatgaattattatacgcgaatttgaCCAAcgacaaatgtgtatcccacgaaccaccatatttTAACACAcaagcatataaaacacataataaaaccctaagggcaaaatagtccacttacaactagcccgggtttcagtctgttacagagtgtcctcgtcaaattacccttatacccgaagtcaaattcaactaattggggacttaaactgtaacaaggtcttaatactttgtttataattacaccaggttatcgactgcgtgtaatccaaggttttaatactttattaacaattacaccaagtgtccttgtatgtaatctacccctgttttaatgagtccattgactattaatccatccccgtgtccggttaaatgaacgattattagtatttataaatatcccgctcatcgtgtccgatcgagtatatgtagttatttataattacctcaaattgtaaatctctatattaaattaacgaactatcattcagttaaacaaatataaagcccattaatagcccatattccaatttccacaagtgtcggtcttttgtccaaaccccaattatggtccaaagcccaataaccccgtcttaatatttagtccaacatcactattacttcggcttaaataaacataataataacttagctacgagacattaatttaaaaaggttgaacataacttacaatgagtaataaacgcgtagtgttacacagacagaatttcgacttacaaacttaaaacattcgccattataaccttattattattaacttaatattaaaattataattataaaatataaatatatatatttcgtatgtaatcagagaaaggaaaagaaaaacgtGTAATGAAATtggcagaatgcgcggccttttataggcccactttgaactgttcaACTCCACGAGTGTGGTATTTTTCCTCTTCAcggctccgcagtcgcggagctttggattccagctcaccatagtgaattaaatgtgggctgctgataaatataatatataataatatatataattaattatatattatattatattcttgtgcatagttgacttgtaatttcagcTCCGTTGAGTTGCACGTTGATAGTTCGATCATGTctcggttttggattttcgaacgcctttttgtataatttaatatcttgtactttgctttttgtggcttgtactcttgtaatttctagacgtttctcatcaataatttgaaccacttggattgtactttgtactttttagctttttggtcgtttgcgtcttcaaatcgtcgaatctgtcttttgtcttcaccttttattatttaaacgaatatcacttgcaaatagaacaattgaaacaaaagcttgtctttcttaaaggataatgctatgaaatatatgttcgtttttagcattatcaaatattcccacacttgagcgttgtttgtcctcaagcaatatagaacttgaatataactttactagaatcacttctttattcttcacactttgtacatcagtgattttgatacgacggttTGAACaacggtagtaacgatgtggtttacagtctcacccacttgctaactttgtattaagaaatcaacacgtccagtatacttgttccgtatattaccttttggtaaactaccgtccggttgtaaaggaaagcgttgaataagcaactgttaaggcaatgtctaatgacatgcttttgattattgtctacatcgtgtcggatgcaattactatcatttgtaggagcaatagtaaagatcaccctataatttttcggtctggcacaaggtccggtcttcgaccatgctatgcaaccaccgttcttacggttgacacctgatttggttcaggtgacctaatgaattccaggtgaattcctagaattttacgttcaacggtaatgaacgcattgaaaatgggttttcagaaaacaaatcgatttgtaatttgatcaaaatatttactcgttcaagctcaagtttagatatcatcgaattccatgagtttgaattctcaatctttaagttcaatctcaaggattgagtaatatcaggcttaaaagctgatttttaaaatttaaggagattatcctttctggggatctgattcattagtcttataagctaatttgtatggtgccctccattgtacgagacatatcctctcatggataggataagtctgaccacatggcgaccctgtttgatgctgaggtccatggattttcaactgattttcgagaaaacttttcaaggtttttcgtagactctacaactggtctggacgacaacttcctgacctaaatcaagaagcgcgtgtctttttctcgaaagactttacttccttttaaatcaagtagcacatttctttcaaatatattataagaaatcgggtaaaactgattaaaatcgtccaaaacaaaagtaccttcaattatttgtacaaaaacatgtgatatatgatttaaataatttggtaaatttttcccacacttggcttttatatttctttctttgcctttttattctcttatattccattttaagtgaattcaagcattttgggttgtttctcaatttatttcctttccgaggtaacaataatttcggtgttaacacctagttttatcgttcataaatatgtataaacccgTTGAGTGTCGTTAAAAAACTTGAGAGTGTTAGGAGAaactttttttggggcgggtcgggtgagTGTTCAAAAATGTCGTGGGTCAAATGGGATGACTGTCTTTTGCCTTATGATTCGGGAGGGTTAAATATCGGGTCTCTTCGGGGGAAGAATCTTGCACTATTGGGGAAGTGGTTTTGGCGGGCAAAAACCGAGCCAAACTCATTTTGGGTTACTATTATCAAAAGTATTTATGGTGCTAATGGGCTACTTCCTCCTACGGGACTCAACGGGCCGAAAGGGGTGAGTAGCGTGTGGTCGAATATTATATGTGCAGGTACTTCGATTGAGAAGATGGGCATCAACTTTGCGGATTCGTTTTTGAAGTCGATTGGGGATGGGGCCGAAACTGAATTTTGGGGTGAACCGTGGCTTTGTGACCGACCTTTGAAGCAAAAGTTCACGCGTTTATTCCATTTGGAAGAGGAGCCGAATATACATGTTCGTGATAGAGTTACTTGGATCGATCGTGATGCTATTTTTACGGAGAATTGGAGGAGAACACCATCTGGTCGAACACTTGACGACCTTAATTCTCTTAAGGCATTATTGAATGCTTATGTGAAACAAGATAAGACAATGGATTCGTGGGTTTGGAACCTAGACGGGAACGGGTTATTCACTACAAAGAAATTGGCGGCAATTATCGACGACAAACTTATTGGTACCGGATCAAATTCGAATGAGGAATTTATGAAGAATCACTTGTTACCTTTTAAAGTTTCAATCTTCATATGGAGGGTACTAAGAAGACGAATTCCGGTACGTACCAAACTTGATAAAAGAGGTATAGACCATGATTCCGTTAGGTGCCCTCTATGTGATGATGATGTGGAGACAATTGATCATACTTTGTTCTTTTGTCGACATGCGATGGAGATTTGGGATCGGGTGTATAAATGGTGGGGTCTAGGAACGGTTTCAAACTTAAGCATTAATGAGGCTTTTAGAGGCAAGTGTAATCATTCCTTATCCCCTTTATGGTCGAGTGTATGGCAATCTATCGAGTGGACGTGCGCTTATCTAATATGGAATAATCGGAACCAAAAAGTGTTTTCCAACTCATCATGGAATGGTCCTACGGGTCTAATGGAGATACAACTTAAGTCTTTTGAATGGATCTCATGTCGCATTAGGAATCGGAAGATGGATTGGCTAGGTTGGATCTCGGATCCATGGTCTTGTTTTGTCTAATGTATTGCATTTATATAGTTGCCCCCTCCGCAACTTTTCATCTTATTTTTCTCCTTTGTTCGGGTTCGTGTTAATGTAATCTTTGGGTTGTTGTAATGGGCTAGCCCCCCCTTGTGGCTTTCGAGTTTTAATGAAATGTTTTGCTTTTCGAAAAAAATATGTATAAAcgagattttgaattcatttatttaaaattttttatttttttaaattttttttactagaagtgggtagtcagtatataagactagggctgttctttattatcagagagcactagattctaatacaactactgcgttactagtaaagtttaacggtggctattaaaccaagtgatataagtcaaattttttaaaattcgaaagaatttccgaaagaatttaatcccttcccacacttaagatcttgcaatgccctcatttgcaagaaatcagtaacaatttaaattattgagggtgatt
This genomic window from Rutidosis leptorrhynchoides isolate AG116_Rl617_1_P2 chromosome 2, CSIRO_AGI_Rlap_v1, whole genome shotgun sequence contains:
- the LOC139890301 gene encoding uncharacterized protein, with amino-acid sequence MSWVKWDDCLLPYDSGGLNIGSLRGKNLALLGKWFWRAKTEPNSFWVTIIKSIYGANGLLPPTGLNGPKGVSSVWSNIICAGTSIEKMGINFADSFLKSIGDGAETEFWGEPWLCDRPLKQKFTRLFHLEEEPNIHVRDRVTWIDRDAIFTENWRRTPSGRTLDDLNSLKALLNAYVKQDKTMDSWVWNLDGNGLFTTKKLAAIIDDKLIGTGSNSNEEFMKNHLLPFKVSIFIWRVLRRRIPVRTKLDKRGIDHDSVRCPLCDDDVETIDHTLFFCRHAMEIWDRVYKWWGLGTVSNLSINEAFRGKCNHSLSPLWSSVWQSIEWTCAYLIWNNRNQKVFSNSSWNGPTGLMEIQLKSFEWISCRIRNRKMDWLGWISDPWSCFV